The genomic interval GTCGGCGAGCGTCTTGCCCGCCTCGGCGGCGATCAGCCGGGCGAGCCGGGGCGCGGCCGCGCGGGCGAGGTCGGCGAAGCGGCGGAGGACGGCGGCGCGGGCGTCGGTCCCGGCGGCGGACCACCCGGGCTGGGCGGCGCGGGCCGCGGCGAGCGCCGCGGCCACGGCGGCGCCGTCGGCGGCCTCGCCGGCGAAGAGGGTCTCGCCGGTCACGGGGTCGGTGGAGGTGAAAGCAGCCATGGTTCAGCGGGGGGTGGCGTGGACGGCATCGCCAACGGAGACCTGCAGAGCGTCCAAGGCGGCGGGGGGGAGCCTGACCACGTCCCCGACCTCCGCCGCCGCGAGCACGCAGCGGAACGGGCCGGAGGCCCGCGCGACCAGGTGCGTCGGCGGCGCGTCGCCGCCGGGCCCGGCCGCTTCGACCGGCCGCTCGACCGCGTCGCGGACGCTGCGGATCTCGCGTGTCGCGCACGAGAAGACGGGCCCGGCGTCGAAGATGTCCACCGCGTCCGCGAAGGCGAAGCCCTCGCGCTCGAGCATCCGGCGGGCCGGCAGGGTCTCGGGCATCACCTGCCCGATGACCGCCTGCGCCTCGTCGGACAGCAGGCAGACGTCGATGGGCTGGCGCGGCATCAGCTCGGCGATGAAGCGCTTGTCGGTGGCGGACAGCCGGTCCGCGGCGGTGTAGCCCAGGCCGAAGTAGCGGTCGCCGATGGCGTCCCAGAAGGCGTTGCCGCCGTCGGGCCGCACCGGCGGGCGCAGCTCGGCGAGCGTGGTGTCGGCGAAACCGGCGAGGTCACGCCGCATGAAGAGGTAGCGGCAGCCCGAGAGCAGCCGGCCCAGCCCCGCCGCGGAGCCGCGGGCGCCGGGGTGGAGCAGCAGCGTGCCGACCTCGGTCGGCCCGTGGTGCCGGGCCTCGAGGTGCAGCGTGGCGATGTCGCGGGTGAACCCCAGCGCGTGGCTCTGGACCGTCCGCGTCTCCAGCCGGTACGCGTACCACGGCTCGCCGGTGCCGACCCGCCGGACGAGGCCGGACACACCGACGACCGCGCCGGAGGGGTCTTCCATCGCCATCAGCGGCGCCTCGCCGCGGCGCGAGGCCTCGACGCGGGCCGCGATGAAGCTCCCGTCGGCGGGCAGCGAGGTGAAGGCTTGGCCGGCGGTCTCCGCCAGCGCCAGGAGCGCCGGCACGTCCTGCTCGCGCACGCCGCGGACCGTGTGGGGTTGGAGCGGTTTCATGCGGCGGTCCGCGGATTCAAGAGCGCTTCGCCTCCGTCGGCGAGGCGGAGCAGCAGGCGGGCGGTGGCGTCGGCCCGCTCCTGGAGGCTGTCGATGACGAGGTACTCCTCGCCGGTGTGGATGTGGTCGCCGCGGACGCCCAGCGTGTCGACCACGGGGCAGCCGGCGGCGGCGATGCGGTTGCCGTCGCACACACCCCCGGTTTCGCGGAGGCCGGGCCGGGCCCCGCTGGCGGCTTCGACCGCGTCGCGGGCGGCGTCGAGCAGCGTGGCGGTCGCGCCCGCGGCCGGCCGCGGCGGCGCGTGCGCCACCCGCAGCACCTCGACCTCCACGCCGAAGCGGTGCGCCGCCGCGGCGGCCGCGCCGCGGACCGCGGCCTCCGCGGCGGCCTCCGCGTCGCGGTCCGCGGCGCGGGTGTTCAGCCGGAGCACCGCGGCGTCGGCCACGGCGTTGGCCGGGCCGCCGCCGTCGACGGCGCCGCAGTTGAAGGTGCAGCCGGGGCGGTCGTTGAGCTCCACCATCGCGGCCACCGCCGCGCAGGCCGCGTGCACCGCGCTGCGCCCGGCCGCGAAGTCCCGCCCGGCGTGGGCCGCCCTCCCGCGGAAGCCGATCGACCAGCGGGACGACCCGCCGCGGGCGCCCACCAGCGAGCCATCCGGCAGCGACGGCTCGAAGAGCAGCGCCGCGTGGTGCCGGCGCGCCTCCTCTGCCAGCAGGCCCGCGGAGCCCGGCGAGCCGATCTCCTCGTCGGGGTTGAGCACCACCGTCCACCCCAGCCGTTGTTTCTGCCGCTGCGTCGCCGCCGCCTCGAAGCGCTCCAGCCCGCCGAGCATCACCGCGATGCCGCCGCGGGCGTCGGCCACGCCGGGGCCGATCAACCGGTCGCCCTCCACCCTCACCGGCACCGCCGAGGCCTCCGGCCCGTGCACCGTGTCGGCGTGGATGTTCAGCAGGACGCGGAACGGGGCGTCGGCCCGCTTCCGCGCGACCGCGGCGGCGCACAGCGGCGTGGAGGCGGCGCGGCCGCGGGCGTCGAGGTCGGCGACGGCGGGGAGTCCGACCCGCTCCACCGCGCCGGCCAGCGGGGCGAGGGCTTCCGCGGCGATCCGCTCGAGCAGCGCATCGACGGCGGGCTGATCGGCGGTGCCGCCGCCGGCGTCGCACCACGCGCGGACGCGGTCGAGCAGGAGCTGGGAGTGAGAGCGGGTCAAGACGGAGTGCGGGTGCAAGCGGGAACCCGTCGCCCGAGGCGAAGGGTGGGAGCCGATCACCCCGAGCCCGGCCCCGGCGGCCGCCCGGTGGATCTTGCTGGACGCCGCCGACGCTAGCCGGTGGGGCCGGCCTGTCAAGGCGGCGAAAGCGTCGCCCCGAGCCCGCCGCCGCGCGAGGCCGCGCGGCCCTCCGAGGCGGCGACGGCGGGCCCACGGTCCGCATTGCACCCACCCCCGCCCGTCCGCCGATAACGCCGGCTCATGGACCTCGGCCTGATCATCGGATTCATCGGCACCTGGGCCATCATCCTCGTGGCCATGCTGCTCGGCGGGTCGATCATGACCTACGTCGACGTCCCGTCGGTCATCATGATCTTCGGCGGGTCCATCACCGTGGTGCTCTTCTGCTTCCCGATGGGCAAGGTCAAGGGCGTCTTCGGCGTCGGCCTCAAGGCCCTGTTCTGGAAGAGCAGCTCCGTCGCCGACCTCATCGACGAGCTCGTCGGCTTCGCCGAGATCGCCCGCCGCGACGGCATCCTCTCGCTGGAGAGCAAGTGCCGCGAGATCGAGGACCCCTTCATCGTGCAGGGCCTGCAGATGGCCGTCGACGGCACCGACCCCGAGCTCATCGAGCAGGTGCTGATGAACGACCTGGACAACCTGGTCGACCGGCACGAAGGCGGCAAGGCCCTCTTCGACGCGATGACCAAGTACGCCCCGGCCATCGGCATGATCGGCACGCTGGTCGGCCTGGTCGCCATGCTCGCCGACCTTTCGGACCCCTCCGCCATCGGTGCCGGCCTCGCCGTCGCGCTGCTGACCACGCTCTACGGCGCCATGGTCGCCAACGCCTTCTCCGGCCCGCTCGCCGACCGCCTCGGCCGCCGCTCGGCCGAGGAGCTGCTTTACAAGACCATCATCCTGAAGGGCGTGATGAGCATCCAGCAGGGCGACAACCCGCGGGTGGTGGAGCAGAAGCTGAAGACGTTTCTGCCGCCGAGCGAGCGGAAGGCTGTTGAAGAGGCCGCGTAGCGGCCGGCAAGCGAAGAAGCGGGGAAGCCGCTGCCTCACGATCGGATGAACCCATGAGCCGAAAGTGCAAATGCCCCCCCGAAGGCGCCCCCGAGTGGATGACCACCTATGGGGACATGATGACGCTCCTGCTCTGCTTCTTCGTGCTCATCGTCTCGTTCAGCGAGGTGAAGAAGGAGGACGAGTTCCAGGCGGTCGTCCGCGAGATCAAGCAAGCCTTCGGCATCCACGGCGGCGGCGGCAAGATCCCGGTGACCGACGACCCGACGCTGAGCTTCATCCAGCGGCTCGACGAGACGCGGATGCGGCAGGAGAAGATCGAGAACCGGGCCAACACGAAGCAGCCGGGCCAGCAGGGCAAGGAGGCGAAGGTCACCAAGATCCGCGAGGGCATGCTGATCGGTGCGGGCGGCCGCATCACCTTCGACCCCGGCTCCGCCACGCTCTCCCGCGAGGTGAAAGAGGCGCTGGTGAGCCTGGTGGAGGAGGCGAAGATCCGCGGCACCGAGAACGTGCTGGAGCTGCGGGGCCACGCCGACGCGCTGGAGCTGCCCGAGGGCGGGAACGGCGTCTTCGAGGACGCATGGGACCTCTCGGCTGCGCGGGCGAAGGCGGTCTTCGCGTTCATGACCCGGCCGGCACCCGACGGCCTCGCGCTGCGGAGCGACCGCTTCCGCCTCTCGTCGAACAGCTCGCGGGAGCCGCTGAATCCCAGGGCGTACACCACCGCCGACGCCGCGGGCAACCGCCGCGTCGAGGTGCTGGTGAGCGAAACGCTCGTCGAGCAGCTCAAGGCGCCCGAGACCCTCTCGTCGGCGGGCTGACGAGCGCTCGATGGCCGGAGCCGGGGGCGGCGGCCACGCGTCTCCGCCGGCGGGTGCGTGCCCGGGCCGTGTTCGCCCGCGGCCCGCCGAGGAGCTACCTTCCGCCTCCTGTCAACACTCGACATCTTCCGAGGCCACCCGATGAACGTCCCGATCCGATCCGCCACCGCCGCCGCCACTGCCACCCGCGCCCTCGCCCTCGCCCTCGTGCTGTCGCTCGCGGGGCCCGCGGCGGCGGCACCCGGAGCGCCGGCCTCGGGGCCGGACGCTCCGGCGGGCCACCGCTGGGTCCTCAACGAGGCCTTTAGCGACGAGTTCGACGGCGACACGCTCGACCGCT from Phycisphaera mikurensis NBRC 102666 carries:
- a CDS encoding motility protein A, producing the protein MDLGLIIGFIGTWAIILVAMLLGGSIMTYVDVPSVIMIFGGSITVVLFCFPMGKVKGVFGVGLKALFWKSSSVADLIDELVGFAEIARRDGILSLESKCREIEDPFIVQGLQMAVDGTDPELIEQVLMNDLDNLVDRHEGGKALFDAMTKYAPAIGMIGTLVGLVAMLADLSDPSAIGAGLAVALLTTLYGAMVANAFSGPLADRLGRRSAEELLYKTIILKGVMSIQQGDNPRVVEQKLKTFLPPSERKAVEEAA
- a CDS encoding OmpA/MotB family protein, giving the protein MSRKCKCPPEGAPEWMTTYGDMMTLLLCFFVLIVSFSEVKKEDEFQAVVREIKQAFGIHGGGGKIPVTDDPTLSFIQRLDETRMRQEKIENRANTKQPGQQGKEAKVTKIREGMLIGAGGRITFDPGSATLSREVKEALVSLVEEAKIRGTENVLELRGHADALELPEGGNGVFEDAWDLSAARAKAVFAFMTRPAPDGLALRSDRFRLSSNSSREPLNPRAYTTADAAGNRRVEVLVSETLVEQLKAPETLSSAG
- a CDS encoding hydrolase codes for the protein MTRSHSQLLLDRVRAWCDAGGGTADQPAVDALLERIAAEALAPLAGAVERVGLPAVADLDARGRAASTPLCAAAVARKRADAPFRVLLNIHADTVHGPEASAVPVRVEGDRLIGPGVADARGGIAVMLGGLERFEAAATQRQKQRLGWTVVLNPDEEIGSPGSAGLLAEEARRHHAALLFEPSLPDGSLVGARGGSSRWSIGFRGRAAHAGRDFAAGRSAVHAACAAVAAMVELNDRPGCTFNCGAVDGGGPANAVADAAVLRLNTRAADRDAEAAAEAAVRGAAAAAAHRFGVEVEVLRVAHAPPRPAAGATATLLDAARDAVEAASGARPGLRETGGVCDGNRIAAAGCPVVDTLGVRGDHIHTGEEYLVIDSLQERADATARLLLRLADGGEALLNPRTAA
- a CDS encoding arginine N-succinyltransferase; this encodes MKPLQPHTVRGVREQDVPALLALAETAGQAFTSLPADGSFIAARVEASRRGEAPLMAMEDPSGAVVGVSGLVRRVGTGEPWYAYRLETRTVQSHALGFTRDIATLHLEARHHGPTEVGTLLLHPGARGSAAGLGRLLSGCRYLFMRRDLAGFADTTLAELRPPVRPDGGNAFWDAIGDRYFGLGYTAADRLSATDKRFIAELMPRQPIDVCLLSDEAQAVIGQVMPETLPARRMLEREGFAFADAVDIFDAGPVFSCATREIRSVRDAVERPVEAAGPGGDAPPTHLVARASGPFRCVLAAAEVGDVVRLPPAALDALQVSVGDAVHATPR